A genomic region of Salinibacter pepae contains the following coding sequences:
- a CDS encoding sensor histidine kinase, translating to MSSVPPSTDLDASLDTLQTQAPPKPTITAKGVGLAAAGWTLYAFLYAFFIAQQEPNAPFIGLLAGQLIFVLVLGLYSVPVWWVAVREMDRSHWGWTLGAHLCLGPLYAWGGLESYLSVVRAVFAPSIAAEIGAQYQWILFANLTVYIIQFSLYHLVRNVQRLRQKERQATEFLAMAREQQLAALKAQVNPHFLFNTLNSISATLRQDPEQAREMIAKLSDMMRYALEGPDREFVPLREEVAFTRRYLDLERHRFSDRLRARMDVDADTDALDTPVPPMVLQPLVENALRHGIAPSEDGGSVTVAVTAEHDTLDVHVEDTGVGPDADDPLAGSTDGTGLATTSTRLERTYGPDAALHTARNDPTGFKVWFSIPRNGAADS from the coding sequence ATGTCGTCGGTGCCCCCCTCAACCGACCTCGACGCGTCCCTGGACACCCTCCAGACCCAGGCCCCACCGAAACCGACGATCACGGCCAAAGGCGTTGGGCTGGCCGCGGCGGGCTGGACGCTCTATGCGTTTCTCTACGCGTTTTTTATCGCCCAGCAGGAGCCCAACGCCCCCTTCATCGGCCTCCTCGCCGGGCAGCTTATCTTCGTTCTCGTGCTCGGCCTCTACAGCGTGCCGGTCTGGTGGGTCGCGGTGCGCGAGATGGATCGCTCGCACTGGGGGTGGACCCTCGGCGCGCACCTGTGTCTCGGCCCCCTCTACGCCTGGGGCGGGCTCGAGTCGTACCTGTCCGTCGTTCGGGCCGTGTTTGCCCCCAGCATCGCCGCGGAGATCGGGGCGCAGTACCAGTGGATCCTGTTCGCCAACCTCACGGTCTACATCATCCAGTTTTCCCTCTACCACCTGGTCCGGAACGTCCAGCGCCTCCGGCAGAAGGAGCGGCAGGCCACCGAATTCTTGGCCATGGCCCGCGAACAACAGCTCGCCGCCCTCAAGGCCCAGGTCAATCCGCACTTTCTGTTCAACACCCTGAATTCGATCAGCGCGACGCTCCGTCAGGACCCGGAGCAGGCCCGGGAGATGATCGCGAAGCTGTCCGACATGATGCGGTACGCCCTGGAGGGTCCGGATCGGGAGTTCGTTCCGCTGCGGGAAGAAGTTGCCTTTACTCGTCGGTACCTCGACCTGGAGCGGCACCGCTTTTCGGATCGGCTGCGGGCCCGGATGGACGTCGACGCCGACACCGACGCGCTGGACACCCCGGTGCCGCCGATGGTACTGCAGCCCCTTGTGGAAAATGCACTCCGCCACGGCATCGCCCCGAGCGAGGACGGCGGCTCGGTCACCGTGGCGGTGACCGCCGAGCACGACACACTCGACGTGCACGTGGAAGATACCGGCGTGGGGCCGGACGCCGACGACCCGCTCGCGGGCTCGACGGACGGCACCGGCCTCGCCACCACGAGCACGCGCCTGGAACGCACCTAC
- a CDS encoding IS5 family transposase (programmed frameshift): protein MPRRRYELTDEQYERIEHLLPEVEGRGCPYNDHRQVINGIFWILRSGAPWRDMPKRYGNWKTVYDRFRRWAEDGTLESIVRHLQGELDAEGRIDWSQFNVDSTIVQAARAAAGGPNDDKKGPEAGDEGVGPALGYSRGGFSTKIHLLTDRRGLPLGAVLSAGQRHESAFFTDLMNEVSVPRQRGRPRKRPEAVAGDRGYDAAWIRRWLAERGIESAIPARKGVREGPGRPPTCDDQRYRDRNTVERCVGHLKERRRLVVRYEKKASHYKAMVLWAFVEEYLKR from the exons ATGCCGAGACGCCGCTATGAACTCACTGACGAGCAGTATGAACGCATCGAACACCTCCTGCCGGAAGTTGAGGGACGTGGTTGTCCGTACAACGATCACCGGCAGGTCATCAACGGAATCTTCTGGATCCTCCGATCGGGAGCACCTTGGCGGGATATGCCCAAGCGGTATGGAAACTGGAAAACGGTGTACGACCGATTCCGACGCTGGGCCGAAGATGGTACTCTTGAGTCGATCGTACGGCATCTTCAAGGGGAACTCGACGCAGAGGGCCGTATCGATTGGAGCCAGTTCAATGTGGATAGCACCATCGTACAGGCCGCCCGAGCCGCCGCTGGCGGACCAAACGATGATAAAAAGGGGCCCGAAGCAGGC GACGAAGGCGTAGGCCCGGCGCTCGGCTACAGCCGAGGTGGGTTCTCTACAAAGATACACTTGCTTACAGACCGACGAGGCCTCCCTCTGGGAGCCGTCCTGTCGGCCGGGCAGCGCCACGAGTCGGCCTTCTTCACCGACCTAATGAACGAAGTATCGGTCCCCCGCCAAAGAGGACGGCCCCGCAAACGCCCCGAGGCAGTCGCTGGAGACCGTGGCTACGACGCTGCCTGGATCCGCCGCTGGCTCGCCGAACGAGGCATCGAGTCGGCCATCCCGGCTCGCAAGGGTGTTCGAGAAGGCCCTGGGCGCCCACCAACCTGCGATGACCAGAGGTACCGCGACCGAAATACGGTTGAGCGCTGCGTTGGTCACCTGAAGGAGCGGCGGCGCCTCGTCGTCCGATATGAGAAGAAAGCAAGCCACTACAAAGCCATGGTGCTCTGGGCGTTCGTCGAGGAATACCTGAAGCGATAA
- a CDS encoding ABC transporter permease, which produces MKAFLTLTWTESKLFLREPSATFFTLGFPLLLLFAFGAIFGNGPASAPGDVGYTTRAVPGYVALTIGSLGLLSLPITLATQRDQGILRRFRATPLRPTIVLGTQAAVNLVMLLVSTALLLVAAPIAYAVPLPPSSLLALGALLFAGIAFLSLGFLLGALMPTARAAQSVGMALFFPMLFLSGAAIPQFLFPDWLGTV; this is translated from the coding sequence ATGAAGGCCTTCCTCACGCTCACCTGGACCGAGTCGAAGCTCTTCCTGCGGGAGCCGTCCGCCACGTTCTTCACGCTGGGCTTTCCCCTCCTTCTCCTCTTCGCCTTCGGTGCCATCTTCGGCAACGGCCCGGCCTCTGCGCCCGGCGACGTCGGCTACACCACGCGCGCTGTGCCCGGCTACGTGGCCCTCACGATCGGATCCCTCGGCCTGCTGAGCCTGCCCATCACGCTGGCGACGCAGCGCGATCAGGGCATCCTGCGCCGGTTTCGCGCGACCCCGCTCCGCCCCACAATCGTGCTGGGCACACAGGCCGCCGTGAACCTCGTGATGCTCCTCGTGAGCACGGCCCTGCTTCTCGTCGCCGCCCCCATCGCGTACGCCGTGCCCCTGCCCCCATCTTCCCTGCTGGCCCTCGGCGCGCTGCTGTTCGCCGGGATCGCCTTCTTGAGCCTCGGCTTCCTGCTCGGCGCCCTGATGCCTACGGCCCGCGCGGCCCAGTCGGTCGGGATGGCGCTCTTCTTTCCGATGCTGTTTCTCTCGGGGGCGGCCATTCCGCAGTTTCTCTTTCCCGACTGGCTAGGCACTGTCTGA
- a CDS encoding ABC transporter ATP-binding protein: MTTALSLQSLRKTYGSTVAVDDLSLEVQTGEIFGLIGPNGAGKTTAVECALGLRKPDEGTVRVLGMDPQQAARDPFYHRVGAQLQAAALPDRITVREALDLFASFYPETTDRDALLDRWGLGDKRNASFGALSGGQKQRLFVALALVHDPDFVVLDEISTGLDPEARRGTQELLREVRASGTTVLLVTHFMDEAQALCDRVAMMDDGQCVALDTPQALIDRLDASYRVWFDAPPDFDPNPLRTADGIQDVAIGDGQVQTRGGEDLLTTVVRRLANAGVTPNDLHAERATLEDVFLALTDESHDPALSPHVSNTEPQSRHCLIKRLYERPALSIRLVGPFCHAETPL, from the coding sequence ATGACCACAGCCCTCTCCCTGCAGTCCCTTCGCAAAACGTACGGCTCCACGGTCGCCGTGGACGACCTGTCTCTGGAGGTACAGACGGGCGAGATCTTCGGCCTCATCGGCCCCAACGGCGCGGGCAAGACGACCGCCGTCGAGTGTGCCCTCGGGCTCCGGAAGCCGGACGAAGGCACCGTGCGCGTGCTCGGCATGGACCCGCAGCAGGCGGCACGCGACCCGTTCTACCACCGGGTTGGCGCCCAGCTGCAGGCGGCCGCCCTGCCCGACCGCATCACGGTCCGCGAGGCCCTCGACCTGTTCGCCTCCTTTTATCCCGAGACGACCGACCGCGACGCGCTCCTCGACCGGTGGGGCCTGGGGGACAAGCGGAACGCCTCGTTCGGCGCCCTCTCCGGCGGCCAGAAGCAGCGGCTCTTCGTGGCCCTCGCGCTGGTGCACGACCCCGACTTCGTGGTGCTCGACGAGATCTCGACGGGGCTCGACCCGGAGGCGCGTCGCGGCACGCAGGAGCTGCTCCGCGAGGTCCGGGCCTCCGGCACCACCGTCCTTCTCGTCACACACTTCATGGACGAGGCCCAGGCGCTCTGCGACCGGGTGGCCATGATGGACGACGGGCAGTGTGTGGCCCTCGATACGCCACAGGCCCTCATCGATCGGCTCGACGCGTCGTATCGGGTCTGGTTCGACGCGCCGCCCGATTTTGACCCCAATCCCCTGCGCACGGCGGACGGCATACAGGATGTCGCGATCGGGGACGGTCAGGTGCAGACGCGAGGCGGGGAGGACCTCCTCACGACCGTCGTGCGCCGCCTCGCCAACGCGGGCGTCACGCCAAACGACCTGCACGCCGAGCGCGCTACCCTGGAGGATGTGTTCCTCGCCCTCACCGATGAGTCCCACGATCCCGCCTTGTCTCCTCACGTCTCGAATACAGAACCACAGTCTAGGCACTGTCTGATAAAAAGGCTGTATGAACGGCCCGCACTGTCTATTAGACTGGTTGGGCCTTTCTGTCATGCCGAGACGCCGCTATGA
- a CDS encoding tetratricopeptide repeat protein: protein MLSTPTLPRTTFAFLLGSVLLVGLVACGSSPPMAPASPTSPALGSAATDSLLRQVKTQIREATDEGSFDALKQARAWAKQATGGDRAALAHYYAALADYRMSNRLPEDNEDRRERVIEDAIGHLKRATEINGTMADAWALLSGCYGQMMGMNPMQGMSLGPKANEAMKRAKAHGPNNPRVWIIDGTSDFYAPGMFGGDKEQALKKFKKAARLAEQASTEDPLMPSWGHAEAHAWVGVAHMDAERYDPARTAFETALDLNPDYGWVKQVLLPKLDEKQS, encoded by the coding sequence ATGCTCTCAACCCCGACGCTCCCTCGAACAACATTCGCTTTCCTCCTCGGCAGCGTTCTTCTGGTCGGGCTCGTGGCCTGCGGGTCGAGCCCGCCGATGGCCCCTGCGTCGCCGACCTCCCCTGCCCTCGGGTCCGCAGCGACCGACTCGCTTCTCCGGCAGGTCAAAACCCAGATTCGGGAGGCCACCGACGAGGGATCCTTCGACGCCTTGAAGCAGGCCCGCGCCTGGGCCAAGCAGGCCACTGGGGGCGACCGCGCGGCGCTGGCCCACTACTACGCCGCCCTCGCCGACTACCGCATGTCGAACCGGCTCCCCGAGGACAACGAAGACCGGCGCGAGCGCGTGATCGAAGACGCCATCGGCCACCTCAAGCGCGCCACGGAGATCAACGGAACGATGGCGGACGCCTGGGCTCTGCTGTCGGGGTGCTACGGGCAAATGATGGGCATGAACCCGATGCAGGGCATGTCGCTGGGCCCGAAGGCCAACGAGGCCATGAAACGGGCGAAGGCGCACGGCCCCAACAATCCGCGCGTGTGGATCATCGACGGCACGTCGGACTTCTACGCGCCTGGCATGTTCGGGGGCGACAAAGAACAGGCCCTCAAGAAGTTCAAGAAGGCCGCGCGCCTCGCGGAGCAGGCCTCGACCGAGGACCCGCTGATGCCCAGCTGGGGCCACGCCGAGGCGCACGCCTGGGTCGGCGTCGCCCATATGGACGCCGAGCGGTACGACCCGGCCCGCACGGCCTTCGAGACGGCCCTCGACCTCAATCCCGACTACGGATGGGTGAAGCAGGTCCTCCTGCCCAAGCTCGACGAAAAGCAGAGCTAA
- a CDS encoding TonB-dependent receptor, whose product MCRRFVGGLALVLALIPSVAPAQPAVVEGQVRDARGAPVPYANVQLDGAAVGTAAGGDGRFRLETTRTGSVVLRASAVGYPPVERSLRLRAGDTSTVRFTLRAESIELGEAVVTGETFSTGSPSEATLGSTEAVTTPGAAGDLFRALQSFPGVAAPGDGAGLFVRGGDVTETKTLLDQATVSHPYRYESPAGGSFGAVRPFLVGGTTFATGGFSAQYGNALSGVLAMESKDRPEESSRYVNLGLAAASVSLDQPLVGDELGLRVSGNRSFTGVLFRVNGRRGDYATVPQGLDGTLGLTWDYGPTGQLKLLAFARRNRIGVETTEGTYTGVYRSRTTNQLYNLQWRAQAKGWTVESSASWNAYTSQRTLGALDLSPTDRAATLRVDATRGGGDWTVRTGGTVERRRYRFDGTVPTQPDVVAPDAAIRSIDESLPATRAGGYVEVESSLPSSVVARAGLRTDVHSRAGRPVVDPRVGLAWSFAPNTQLRAAWGLYHQFPELNTYGEHVGENTLGAQRAQHVVLGLRHEREHLLLRAEAYHKPYCDLVVRTGSSRYANDGRGVARGIDLFAKYGSFLGTRVNGWASYSLLRSHRTQPRDRGTDVELDDGPAPYDLTHQITAVGKVRVIDQFRVGGTYSYVTGRPFTPVVGTERLESGALLPVDGPVGGARLPAYHRLDLQVSYFWPFNRTQNMVVYAALNNVLDRANAVDVTYSPDYSTRRYRRTDFRRSVYVGLTLTL is encoded by the coding sequence ATGTGTCGCCGCTTCGTTGGAGGCCTTGCCCTCGTGCTCGCGCTCATTCCCAGCGTGGCCCCGGCCCAGCCCGCCGTCGTGGAAGGCCAGGTGCGCGACGCGCGGGGCGCGCCGGTCCCCTACGCGAACGTGCAGCTTGATGGGGCCGCCGTCGGCACCGCGGCCGGAGGGGACGGCCGGTTCCGCCTCGAAACAACGCGCACCGGGTCGGTCGTCCTGCGGGCCTCGGCCGTCGGCTACCCCCCCGTCGAACGGTCCCTCCGCCTCCGCGCCGGCGACACGAGCACCGTGCGGTTCACGCTTCGGGCCGAGAGCATCGAGCTCGGCGAGGCGGTCGTCACCGGCGAGACGTTCTCGACCGGCTCGCCCTCCGAGGCAACGCTGGGCTCGACCGAAGCCGTGACGACCCCGGGCGCCGCCGGCGATCTGTTCCGCGCCCTGCAGTCGTTTCCGGGCGTGGCCGCGCCGGGGGACGGGGCCGGCCTGTTCGTGCGCGGCGGGGACGTGACCGAGACGAAGACCCTGCTCGACCAGGCGACGGTCTCCCATCCGTACCGCTACGAGTCCCCGGCGGGGGGGTCGTTCGGCGCCGTGCGCCCCTTCCTCGTCGGCGGCACCACCTTTGCCACGGGCGGCTTCTCGGCACAGTACGGCAACGCGCTCTCGGGCGTCCTCGCGATGGAATCGAAGGACCGCCCGGAGGAATCCAGCCGGTACGTAAACCTCGGGCTCGCCGCCGCGTCGGTCTCCCTCGACCAGCCGCTCGTGGGGGACGAGCTCGGCCTCCGGGTCTCCGGCAACCGGTCATTCACCGGGGTGCTCTTCCGCGTCAACGGTCGGCGCGGGGACTACGCCACCGTGCCGCAGGGCCTGGACGGCACCCTGGGCCTGACTTGGGACTACGGCCCCACCGGGCAGTTGAAGCTTCTTGCCTTTGCCCGCCGCAACCGCATCGGCGTGGAGACGACCGAAGGCACCTACACCGGCGTCTACCGGAGCCGGACGACGAATCAGCTCTACAACCTGCAGTGGAGGGCCCAGGCGAAGGGATGGACCGTGGAGTCGAGCGCCTCCTGGAACGCGTACACGTCGCAAAGGACGCTTGGCGCCCTCGACCTGTCGCCCACCGACCGGGCCGCCACGCTGCGCGTCGACGCGACGCGCGGGGGCGGGGACTGGACCGTTCGCACCGGCGGCACGGTGGAGCGTCGGCGCTACCGATTCGACGGCACGGTTCCCACACAGCCGGACGTGGTGGCCCCTGACGCCGCCATACGCTCGATCGACGAATCGCTTCCGGCTACGCGGGCCGGGGGGTACGTCGAGGTCGAATCGAGCCTGCCCTCGTCGGTCGTCGCGCGGGCCGGGCTGCGGACCGATGTCCACAGCCGGGCGGGCCGTCCGGTCGTCGATCCGCGGGTGGGGCTCGCCTGGTCGTTCGCGCCGAACACGCAGCTGCGGGCCGCCTGGGGCCTCTACCACCAGTTTCCGGAGCTCAACACCTACGGCGAGCACGTGGGCGAAAATACGCTCGGCGCCCAACGCGCGCAGCACGTCGTGCTCGGCCTGCGCCACGAGCGGGAGCACCTGTTGCTCCGCGCGGAGGCCTACCACAAGCCGTACTGCGACCTGGTCGTCCGCACCGGGTCCTCGCGCTACGCCAACGACGGCAGGGGCGTCGCACGGGGCATCGATCTGTTCGCCAAGTACGGATCGTTTCTCGGCACGCGCGTCAACGGCTGGGCCTCCTACAGCCTCCTCCGCTCCCATCGCACCCAGCCCCGTGACCGGGGGACGGATGTGGAGTTGGACGACGGGCCGGCCCCCTACGACCTGACGCACCAGATCACGGCGGTCGGGAAGGTGCGCGTGATCGACCAGTTCCGGGTCGGCGGCACCTACAGCTACGTCACCGGCCGGCCCTTCACGCCCGTCGTGGGCACCGAGCGGCTGGAGTCCGGCGCCCTCCTGCCGGTCGACGGGCCCGTGGGCGGCGCGCGGCTTCCGGCCTACCACCGCCTCGACCTGCAGGTCAGCTACTTCTGGCCCTTCAATCGCACACAAAATATGGTCGTCTACGCGGCGCTCAACAACGTCCTCGACCGGGCCAACGCCGTCGATGTGACCTACTCGCCCGACTATTCGACCCGTCGGTACCGGCGGACGGACTTCCGCCGGTCGGTCTACGTCGGCCTCACGCTCACGCTCTGA
- the bioB gene encoding biotin synthase BioB, protein MTAWRTLATQVLNGTPLSSSQALDVVHADDDEVLALLDAAFRVRRHHHGRRVRIHVLQNAKSGVCPEDCAFCSQSLKFDSDPEQYGMQQVDQIVEGAKAAWDKGAVTYCIVTATRGPHSSEVDVVCEATRRIKERYPMDVCASLGLLGAEQAEKLADAGVDRYNHNLETSCDHFENVVTTHEWSDRVETVKQAKAAGMEACCGGIIGLGEARADWVDLALALREIGVESVPVNFLNPRSGTPLEDVDKVRPQDCLKALAMFRLVHPEADLRMAGGREVVLDQMQPLALYAANSFFTDGYLTTGGQGESKDHRMIQQAGFEPVIVEDGPERQTPATADDTPSGDSEAADRRRQPSAGPAG, encoded by the coding sequence ATGACAGCCTGGCGAACCCTGGCGACTCAAGTATTGAACGGTACGCCCCTTTCTTCATCGCAGGCGCTCGACGTCGTGCACGCCGACGACGATGAGGTGCTCGCCCTGCTCGACGCCGCCTTTCGCGTCCGGCGGCATCATCACGGGCGGCGCGTGCGCATCCACGTCCTTCAAAACGCCAAGAGCGGCGTGTGCCCGGAGGACTGCGCGTTCTGCAGCCAGTCCCTCAAGTTCGACAGCGACCCCGAGCAGTACGGGATGCAGCAGGTGGATCAGATCGTCGAGGGCGCCAAGGCCGCCTGGGACAAGGGGGCGGTGACCTACTGCATCGTGACGGCCACCCGGGGCCCCCACTCCAGCGAGGTCGACGTTGTCTGTGAGGCCACACGCCGCATCAAGGAGAGGTATCCGATGGACGTGTGCGCCTCCCTCGGACTGCTGGGCGCGGAGCAGGCCGAAAAGCTGGCCGATGCGGGCGTGGACCGGTACAACCACAACCTGGAGACGTCCTGCGACCACTTCGAAAACGTGGTGACGACCCACGAGTGGAGTGATCGGGTCGAGACGGTCAAGCAGGCCAAGGCGGCCGGCATGGAGGCGTGCTGTGGAGGGATCATTGGGCTCGGCGAGGCCCGCGCGGACTGGGTCGACCTGGCCCTGGCCCTCCGCGAGATCGGGGTCGAGTCGGTCCCGGTGAACTTCCTCAATCCCCGCTCCGGCACCCCGCTGGAGGACGTAGATAAGGTGCGCCCCCAAGACTGCCTGAAGGCCCTCGCCATGTTTCGGCTCGTCCACCCGGAAGCGGACCTCCGCATGGCCGGCGGACGCGAGGTCGTGCTCGACCAGATGCAGCCCTTGGCCCTGTACGCCGCCAATTCCTTTTTCACCGACGGATACTTGACCACCGGGGGACAGGGCGAATCCAAAGACCACCGGATGATCCAGCAGGCCGGGTTCGAGCCCGTGATCGTCGAGGACGGCCCGGAACGGCAGACGCCCGCAACGGCCGACGACACACCGTCCGGAGATTCCGAGGCTGCCGACCGGAGGCGCCAGCCCTCGGCCGGCCCTGCCGGTTGA
- a CDS encoding DUF3267 domain-containing protein translates to MPPAEAQVRGAALLAPIALLTLGPYLALWGLPDPPFPTDPSGILLFLSAFTVGVVLHEALHGLGHVWGGASWPEVRFGVHWAALTPFAECTVPTRARSYRRTLALPGLVLGAGPLGVGLVTGHWPPTFYGFLMLVAAAGDLLILWILVGVPADAWVQDHPRQVGCLVVDDAGPDPPPPVSEDDLPDATAGDSSPSFLHLLFLAALSAVAAAVGFVIALG, encoded by the coding sequence TTGCCCCCAGCCGAGGCGCAGGTCCGGGGCGCAGCCCTCCTCGCCCCCATCGCCCTTCTCACCCTCGGGCCGTACCTTGCGCTTTGGGGCCTGCCCGATCCGCCGTTTCCCACCGACCCGAGCGGCATTCTGCTGTTCCTCTCGGCCTTCACGGTCGGCGTGGTGCTCCACGAGGCCCTGCATGGCCTCGGGCACGTGTGGGGCGGGGCGTCGTGGCCGGAGGTCCGGTTCGGGGTGCACTGGGCGGCCCTCACCCCCTTCGCGGAGTGCACCGTCCCCACCCGGGCCCGCTCGTACCGGCGCACCCTCGCCCTGCCCGGCCTGGTACTGGGCGCGGGCCCACTGGGCGTCGGACTGGTGACGGGCCACTGGCCCCCAACGTTCTATGGGTTTCTGATGCTGGTGGCCGCGGCCGGGGACCTCCTCATTCTCTGGATTCTCGTGGGGGTGCCCGCCGACGCCTGGGTCCAGGACCACCCTCGGCAGGTCGGCTGCCTCGTCGTGGACGACGCCGGGCCCGACCCGCCCCCACCCGTTTCGGAAGACGACCTGCCGGACGCCACGGCGGGCGACAGTTCGCCGTCGTTCCTCCACCTCCTGTTCCTCGCGGCTCTCTCCGCCGTCGCGGCAGCCGTCGGGTTTGTGATTGCCCTCGGGTAA
- a CDS encoding ATP-binding protein translates to MSLSVPSGGAVFWGYLLAFVAASLACLGAAWRAWSIPYAGTRHSLLAFFLTSAAWAGAYIGFLLPVSPLARHVFYQISLVVGFGTVWAWLWFCSAYTGRAIHRDASAQWFAIVVYGGVTLLKVTNPFHHLYYTLETGQGGVFDLVIRHGLFYWVVMGVAYALATAGYLMLFEMFWKTETRTGPLAALTALTAVPAVLNITGHVNPTLQDIPHEPLGVAVFAIGVLFVYSYQFQAVRLAGSLSAPTIMLSADGRIKDYGRRVIDLFPRMEDRSAIGKPLGAALPELAQTLEEDRSLLETTDGSAPRYYRIVETSLGATGGSDVVVLSDITERERRERALRDRQEKVEALYAAVSRLLRAQDRKEVGSVVLRLVNEVFGYPLVSTRFVEDGRLVPVQGSPQIAEHMPSQRPPVDIEGESLLAEVYRDEEPFVVDDLRAVETQLDYGAARAAACFPIGTHGTIAVGDVERGAIDSFDSGLVEVLAAHAAVVLDRLDQEEALRTAKQEAEEASQMKSALLANTSHEFRTPLTSIIGFAEEIATMAEDDDAPIGRFADHIENSGRRLLGTLDAILNLSRLRGGTLRRPSEPTDITTVAEEAADQFYPEAVEADITLRMEANGGPVWTRADPEGLRIALQNLISNAVKYTDPGGAIWIRVRTGDEAAVLEVEDTGVGMDPAQTETLFEPFRQESEGMGREYEGTGLGLAVTKEAVEQMGGAVEVETEKGAGSRFTVRLPEAEAPEKVGAPSASAPVGNADASS, encoded by the coding sequence ATGTCTTTGTCCGTTCCGTCAGGGGGGGCCGTGTTCTGGGGATATCTGTTGGCGTTCGTCGCCGCAAGTCTTGCGTGTCTGGGGGCCGCCTGGCGGGCCTGGTCCATCCCGTATGCCGGCACGCGGCACAGCCTTCTCGCGTTTTTCCTGACCAGTGCCGCGTGGGCGGGGGCGTACATCGGATTTCTTCTGCCGGTGTCCCCCCTTGCCAGACACGTTTTCTATCAGATCAGTCTGGTCGTGGGGTTTGGCACCGTGTGGGCGTGGCTGTGGTTCTGCTCCGCGTACACCGGACGGGCAATCCATCGCGACGCCTCGGCCCAGTGGTTTGCGATCGTGGTGTACGGGGGGGTGACCCTGCTAAAGGTGACGAATCCCTTCCATCACCTCTACTACACGCTGGAGACAGGACAGGGAGGGGTCTTCGACCTCGTCATTCGCCATGGGCTTTTCTACTGGGTCGTGATGGGCGTGGCCTACGCGTTGGCGACGGCCGGCTACCTGATGCTGTTCGAGATGTTCTGGAAGACGGAGACCCGAACGGGGCCGCTGGCGGCGCTCACGGCGCTCACGGCGGTTCCGGCGGTGCTCAACATTACGGGGCACGTCAATCCGACCCTGCAGGACATTCCCCACGAGCCGCTGGGCGTGGCGGTGTTCGCCATCGGCGTCCTGTTCGTATACAGCTACCAGTTTCAGGCCGTCCGCCTGGCCGGGAGCCTGTCGGCCCCCACCATCATGCTCAGTGCCGACGGGCGCATTAAGGACTACGGGCGGCGGGTCATCGACCTGTTTCCGAGGATGGAAGACCGATCCGCAATCGGCAAGCCCCTGGGGGCGGCCCTGCCGGAACTGGCACAGACGCTCGAAGAGGACCGGTCCCTACTGGAAACCACCGACGGGTCCGCCCCGCGATACTACCGAATCGTCGAGACGAGCCTGGGGGCGACCGGCGGGAGCGACGTGGTGGTGCTTTCCGACATCACCGAGCGGGAGCGGCGCGAGCGGGCCCTGCGCGACCGGCAGGAGAAGGTGGAGGCCCTCTACGCGGCCGTCAGCCGGCTGCTGCGGGCCCAGGACAGGAAGGAGGTGGGGAGCGTCGTGCTTCGGCTCGTGAACGAGGTGTTCGGGTACCCGCTGGTGAGCACCCGGTTCGTGGAGGACGGCCGGCTCGTGCCGGTGCAGGGGTCCCCACAGATCGCGGAGCACATGCCGTCCCAGCGCCCGCCCGTCGACATTGAGGGGGAAAGCCTCCTGGCAGAGGTGTACCGGGACGAAGAGCCCTTCGTGGTCGACGACCTGCGTGCCGTTGAGACACAACTCGACTACGGGGCGGCCCGCGCGGCGGCCTGTTTCCCAATCGGGACGCACGGCACCATCGCGGTCGGGGACGTGGAACGGGGGGCGATCGATTCGTTCGACAGTGGCCTCGTTGAGGTGCTTGCGGCCCACGCCGCCGTGGTGCTCGACCGGCTGGATCAGGAAGAGGCGCTCCGAACGGCGAAGCAGGAGGCCGAGGAAGCGAGCCAAATGAAGTCGGCCCTTCTGGCCAACACGAGCCACGAATTCCGCACGCCCCTGACGTCCATCATCGGGTTTGCGGAGGAGATCGCAACCATGGCCGAGGACGACGACGCCCCGATTGGTCGGTTCGCCGACCACATCGAGAACAGCGGGCGTCGTCTGCTCGGCACCCTCGACGCAATTTTGAACCTGTCGCGCCTGCGGGGGGGGACCCTGCGACGCCCGTCGGAGCCCACCGACATCACCACCGTCGCCGAAGAGGCCGCCGACCAATTCTATCCCGAGGCCGTGGAGGCGGACATCACGCTGCGGATGGAGGCGAACGGAGGGCCGGTCTGGACGCGGGCCGATCCCGAAGGGCTCCGGATTGCCCTCCAGAACCTGATCTCCAACGCGGTCAAATACACCGATCCCGGCGGCGCCATCTGGATCCGCGTCCGGACGGGCGACGAGGCTGCGGTTCTGGAGGTTGAAGATACGGGGGTGGGCATGGACCCGGCGCAGACCGAAACGTTGTTTGAGCCCTTCCGACAAGAGTCAGAGGGCATGGGCCGTGAATACGAGGGCACCGGGCTCGGGCTCGCAGTCACGAAGGAGGCCGTCGAGCAGATGGGCGGCGCCGTCGAGGTAGAAACGGAGAAGGGAGCAGGCTCCCGCTTTACCGTGCGGCTTCCGGAGGCGGAGGCGCCCGAGAAGGTTGGCGCCCCGAGCGCGTCCGCTCCGGTTGGGAACGCAGACGCATCCTCCTGA